A single window of Onychostoma macrolepis isolate SWU-2019 chromosome 16, ASM1243209v1, whole genome shotgun sequence DNA harbors:
- the hjv gene encoding hemojuvelin: protein MAASAVGGNHLHTTWKHIVIIATTLLLLSAPSVCAQCRILRCNSDFVAATLEIGVIGGGGKEGANAVYCSALRSYALCTQRTARACRGDLAYHSAVQGIEDLLIQHRCPKTGPTAQPRPLPQAPLSGDGCFYEKGFMQREGRAPEYLHCGVFGDPHIRTFNEEFQTCAVQGAWPLIDNQYLYIQATSTPTRGSSYTSILTKITVILKNWRECAELQIYQAELDNVPPAFVDGSVTGGDRRGHQSLRVHSHDPGRHAEIWATHIGTTIVVRQVGRSLSLSVRSPRAIVESYTPEQDLQLCVWGCPVSQRLEMPYAHPSTPAYTHCSSLLPVRDVYFQACLFDLQVAGDLNSSASAVSALEDARAMISDPDRVHLLTDRAGNNPPSLPVVLAVSILVETLRCTFLGPV from the exons ATGGCAGCATCAGCTGTTGGTGGGAATCACTTACACACAACATGGAAACACATTGTGATCATTGCTACAACGCTCCTGCTCTTAAGCGCTCCTTCAG TATGTGCACAGTGTCGAATCTTGCGATGCAACTCCGATTTCGTGGCTGCGACTCTTGAAATTGGTGTCATTGGAGGAGGGGGTAAGGAGGGAGCTAATGCTGTCTACTGCAGCGCCCTGCGGTCCTACGCGCTCTGCACCCAGCGGACGGCCCGAGCGTGCCGTGGAGACCTGGCCTACCACTCTGCTGTGCAGGGCATCGAGGACCTGCTCATCCAACACCGCTGCCCCAAAACAGGCCCTACGGCTCAGCCACGGCCCCTGCCCCAGGCCCCTCTCTCAGGGGACGGATGCTTCTATGAGAAGGGCTTTATGCAGAGGGAGGGCCGGGCCCCAGAGTACCTGCACTGCGGGGTGTTTGGAGACCCTCATATCCGCACCTTTAACGAAGAGTTCCAGACATGTGCTGTGCAGGGCGCCTGGCCTCTCATAGACAACCAGTACCTGTACATCCAGGCCACCAGCACACCCACTAGAGGGAGCTCTTACACCAGCATACTCACAAAG ATCACGGTTATCTTGAAGAACTGGCGCGAGTGTGCAGAGCTGCAGATATATCAAGCGGAGCTGGATAACGTTCCTCCGGCGTTTGTGGATGGTTCTGTGACCGGCGGTGATCGCAGAGGGCATCAGAGCCTGCGCGTTCACTCTCACGACCCTGGCCGACACGCTGAGATCTGGGCTACACACATCGGGACGACGATAGTGGTGCGTCAGGTCGGCCGGTCGCTGAGTCTGTCCGTGCGCTCCCCTCGTGCGATCGTGGAGTCCTATACACCTGAGCAGGACTTGCAGTTGTGTGTATGGGGGTGTCCGGTCTCGCAGCGTCTGGAGATGCCGTATGCGCATCCGTCCACACCTGCGTACACACACTGCTCCTCACTGCTTCCGGTGCGGGATGTGTATTTCCAGGCTTGCTTGTTTGATCTACAGGTCGCTGGAGATTTGAACTCCAGTGCATCAGCTGTGTCTGCTTTAGAGGACGCTCGTGCGATGATCTCGGACCCTGATAGGGTTCACCTGCTGACGGACAGGGCAGGTAACAACCCTCCATCATTGCCGGTGGTGCTGGCCGTAAGCATCCTTGTAGAGACCCTCAGATGTACTTTCTTGGGCCCAGTGTGA
- the txnipb gene encoding thioredoxin interacting protein b, which translates to MGVLTKKPKTFEVQFSDPNKSAYSGGDKVAGQVIVEVAEVVQISAIKLLGIGCAKVDYNKGKMHCTDETDYLKYEEVLHLDHQPTDADGSITLRPGNRYEFMFGFELPQAGCLVSSYVGKFGSVRYYVKAVIEKSGHRYAECKRYFKVEEPIDVNTQELMAPVTGAKQKRVTCMFIPDGSVSVAARIGRKGYCEGEDICIDAQFENSCSRIVVPKAAIIAKHIYRANGRTKQFLEKLTSVRGDHIISGMCDVWQGRVLRVPKLKPTILGCDIIHVDYCLRIYLHIPGSEKLILDLPLVIGTIPYNGMNSRTSSMSSQGDSGTSSTCVLPSSPPSYSEISQDNRMDNSFIPLLDDYDEDDSPIFMHIHVLPPPPAYTEQN; encoded by the exons ATGGGTGTACTAACAAAGAAACCCAAGACCTTCGAGGTTCAGTTCAGTGACCCGAACAAGAGCGCGTACAGCGGAGGAGATAAAGTGGCCGGGCAGGTGATCGTGGAGGTGGCGGAGGTGGTGCAGATCTCCGCCATTAAACTGCTCGGAATCGGATGCGCCAAAGTCGATTATAATAAAGGAAAGATGCACTGCACGGATGAGACTGACTACCTGAAGTATGAAGAAGTTCTTCACCTCGATCATCAGCCAACAG ATGCAGATGGCTCCATCACTCTCAGGCCTGGAAACAGATACGAGTTCATGTTCGGGTTTGAACTTCCACAGGCAGG GTGTCTTGTTTCCTCCTATGTGGGGAAATTTGGCTCAGTCCGATACTACGTGAAGGCCGTCATAGAGAAATCAGGCCATCGGTATGCTGAATGCAAGCGATATTTCAAGGTGGAGGAACCCATTGACGTCAACACCCAGGAGCTCATG GCCCCAGTTACAGGAGCAAAACAGAAAAGAGTCACCTGCATGTTTATTCCTGACGGCAGCGTTTCCGTGGCCGCTCGCATAGGCCGGAAGGGTTACTGTGAAGGAGAAGACATATGCATCGATGCTCAGTTTGAGAACTCCTGCTCTCGGATCGTCGTTCCTAAAGCCGCCATCATTGCCAAGCACATTTACCGGGCCAACGGACGCACCAAACAGTTTCTCGAGAAGCTCACTTCTGTCCGGGGAGACCACATTATCTCTGGCATGTGTGACGTGTGGCAGGGGAGGGTGCTTCGTGTGCCAAAGCTGAAGCCGACTATCCTGGGCTGTGACATTATCCACGTTGACTATTGTCTGAGG ATCTATTTGCATATCCCAGGAAGTGAGAAGCTCATCCTAGATCTTCCTCTGGTCATCGGGACAATCCCCTACAATGGCATGAACAGTCGCACCAGCAGCATGAGCAGCCAGGGTGACAGTGGCACCTCCAGCACCTGCGTGCTTCCGTCTTCTCCACCCAGCTACAGCGAGATCTCCCAGGACAACCGCATGGATAATTCTTTCATTCCTCTCCTAGATGATTATGACGAGGATGACAGTCCTATATTTATGCACATTCATGTGCTCCCCCCTCCCCCAGCATACACTGAG CAAAACTAA
- the polr3glb gene encoding RNA polymerase III subunit GL b → MAGRGRGQLTFSVEIVGIGKGENLPPSSVQPTPVFPPLDQKPVPLQAGEEAEYMLALKQEFRGAMKTLPFYIRPAAPKKDVERYSDKYQKIETSDNSLEWKPDWRRFPKELRVREKRPLRDKSPAVPKQPKQPRVDKEEIIRKLETLEQKEEDGSSDEEEGEKKKPEEEEAEGEEQYDEEEFEDETDYIMSYFDNGEEFGGDSDENIDEAIY, encoded by the exons ATGGCAGGAAGGGGCAGAGGGCAGCTCACTTTCTCTGTGGAGATTGTTGGAATCGGTAAAGGAGAAAATCTCCCTCCATCCTCCGTCCAGCCGACCCCTGTATTCCCT CCTTTGGATCAGAAGCCGGTGCCCCTGCAGGCAGGTGAGGAGGCCGAGTACATGCTGGCACTCAAACAGGAGTTCAGAGGAGCCATGAAGACGCTCCCGTTTTACATCCGTCCTGCTGCACCCAAGAAAG ATGTGGAGCGTTACTCTGACAAATACCAGAAAATTGAAACCTCTGACAACAGTTTGGAATGGAAGCCAG ATTGGAGGCGTTTTCCGAAGGAGCTGCGCGTGCGAGAGAAGAGACCCCTGAGAGACA AAAGCCCAGCTGTTCCCAAACAACCCAAACAGCCACGAGTGGACAAAGAGGAGATCATACGCAAACTGGAG ACTCTGGAGCAGAAAGAGGAAGACGGGAGTTCTGATGAAGAGGAGGGAGAGAAAAAGAAGCCAGAAGAGGAAGAGGCTGAGGGAGAGGAACAGTATGATGAGGAGGAATTTGAGGAT GAAACCGATTACATCATGTCCTACTTTGACAATGGGGAGGAGTTTGGAGGAGACAGTGATGAGAATATAGATGAAGCTATTTACTGA